One window from the genome of Pararhizobium gei encodes:
- a CDS encoding HlyC/CorC family transporter yields MTFEIVTAFLAEYWLIIVSVLGLLACSAFFSGSETALTAASRARMHTLEVNGDERAKLVTSLIARRDRLIGTLLIGNNLVNILASSLTTSLFLGLFGTSGVAIATLVMTALLVIFSEVLPKSWAIAAPDRFALTVAPIVRVVVIVVGPVSSLVNWIVRHILGIFGINLSSEVSMLTAHEELRGAVDFMHREGSVIKADRDRLGGVLDLGELEVSDIMIHRTSMRGINADDAPEVAVRAVLESPYTRMPVWRGSADNIIGVVHAKDLLRALAEPDVEPENLDIVKISQKPWFVPETTNLKDQLNAFLRRKMHFAVVVDEYGEVQGLVTLEDILEEIVGDISDEHDLEIQGVRQEADGSIVVDGGVPIRDLNRALDWDLPDDEATTVAGLVIHESKTIPEERQAFTFYGKRFTVMKREKNRITRLRIRPADEAAAPLPK; encoded by the coding sequence ATGACCTTCGAAATTGTAACAGCGTTTCTGGCCGAATACTGGCTGATTATCGTCTCCGTCCTCGGCCTGCTGGCCTGCTCCGCCTTTTTTTCCGGGTCTGAAACGGCGTTGACCGCCGCCTCCCGCGCCCGGATGCATACGCTTGAAGTCAACGGGGATGAACGTGCCAAGCTTGTGACATCGCTGATCGCCCGCCGCGACCGGCTGATCGGAACGCTGCTCATCGGCAACAACCTGGTGAACATTCTGGCGTCGTCCCTAACCACCAGCCTGTTTCTCGGCCTGTTCGGCACGTCCGGCGTTGCCATTGCAACCTTGGTGATGACGGCACTGCTCGTGATCTTTTCCGAGGTTCTTCCGAAAAGCTGGGCAATCGCCGCCCCGGATCGTTTTGCTCTCACGGTAGCGCCCATCGTGCGTGTGGTCGTCATTGTCGTCGGGCCGGTATCGAGCCTGGTCAATTGGATCGTCAGGCACATCCTCGGTATTTTCGGCATCAACCTCTCCTCCGAGGTGTCGATGCTGACCGCGCATGAGGAATTGCGCGGTGCGGTCGATTTCATGCATCGCGAAGGCTCCGTCATCAAGGCGGATCGCGACAGGCTGGGAGGTGTGCTTGATCTCGGCGAACTCGAAGTCTCCGACATCATGATCCACCGCACCTCGATGCGCGGCATCAATGCCGACGATGCGCCCGAAGTCGCGGTTCGTGCGGTTCTCGAAAGCCCCTATACCCGTATGCCTGTCTGGCGCGGATCGGCCGACAACATCATCGGCGTGGTGCACGCCAAGGATCTGTTGCGCGCCCTGGCCGAGCCGGATGTGGAGCCGGAAAACCTCGATATCGTCAAGATATCGCAAAAGCCATGGTTCGTTCCGGAAACAACCAATCTGAAAGACCAGCTGAACGCCTTCCTGCGCCGGAAGATGCATTTCGCCGTCGTGGTCGATGAATATGGCGAGGTGCAGGGTCTGGTGACGCTGGAGGATATTCTCGAAGAAATCGTCGGCGATATTTCCGACGAGCATGATCTGGAAATCCAGGGCGTGCGGCAAGAGGCGGACGGCTCGATCGTCGTTGACGGCGGCGTGCCGATCCGCGACCTCAATCGGGCGCTTGACTGGGATCTGCCCGATGATGAGGCGACCACGGTCGCCGGTCTCGTCATTCATGAATCGAAGACGATACCCGAGGAGCGGCAGGCCTTCACCTTCTACGGCAAGCGTTTCACCGTGATGAAGCGGGAGAAGAACCGCATTACCCGCCTGCGAATCCGGCCTGCGGATGAGGCAGCGGCGCCTCTGCCCAAATAG
- the aroB gene encoding 3-dehydroquinate synthase, with protein MTDASLAVTTRTVRVDLGERSYDILIGPGLIATAAAEIAGRLKGRRMAVITDENVAPLYLDALMTGLKAKEIETVSLVLPAGEKTKSFEHLIPVCDAILGARIERNDAVIALGGGVIGDLTGFAAGIARRGSRFIQIPTSLLAQVDSSVGGKTGINSPHGKNLIGVFHQPDLVLADTDVLDTLSPREYRAGYAEVAKYGLIDKPDFFAWLENNWRAVFAGGEARIEAVAISCQAKADVVAADERENGRRALLNLGHTFGHALEAATHYDGARLVHGEGVAIGMVLAHQFSARMNLASPDDARRVEAHLRTVGLPTRMADIPGVLPPADKLMDAIAQDKKVKGGKLTFILTRGIGQSFVADDVPASEVLRFLEEQHPE; from the coding sequence ATGACAGATGCCAGCCTTGCCGTTACCACACGAACCGTCCGCGTCGATCTCGGCGAGCGTTCCTATGACATTCTGATCGGCCCCGGTCTCATCGCCACCGCTGCTGCCGAGATTGCAGGCCGGCTGAAGGGCCGCAGGATGGCCGTGATCACCGACGAAAACGTCGCTCCGTTGTATCTCGATGCGCTGATGACGGGCCTGAAGGCGAAAGAGATCGAAACCGTCAGCCTTGTTTTGCCTGCCGGCGAAAAGACCAAGAGCTTCGAGCATCTCATTCCGGTCTGCGACGCGATCCTCGGTGCGCGCATCGAACGCAACGATGCGGTCATCGCACTTGGCGGCGGCGTGATCGGCGATCTCACCGGCTTTGCGGCGGGCATCGCCCGGCGCGGTTCTCGGTTCATCCAGATCCCGACCTCGCTGCTTGCCCAGGTGGATTCGTCCGTCGGCGGCAAGACCGGCATCAATTCGCCGCACGGGAAGAACCTGATCGGGGTCTTCCATCAGCCGGATCTGGTGCTTGCCGACACCGATGTGCTCGATACGTTGAGTCCGCGCGAATACCGGGCCGGTTATGCGGAAGTGGCCAAATACGGTCTCATCGACAAGCCGGATTTCTTTGCATGGCTGGAAAACAACTGGCGGGCGGTGTTTGCTGGCGGCGAGGCTCGCATCGAGGCGGTTGCCATCAGCTGCCAGGCAAAGGCCGACGTCGTTGCCGCCGACGAGCGCGAGAACGGCCGGCGCGCCCTGCTCAATCTCGGCCATACGTTCGGGCATGCGCTTGAAGCCGCTACGCACTATGATGGTGCAAGGCTCGTCCATGGCGAGGGTGTTGCGATCGGCATGGTGCTGGCGCATCAGTTTTCGGCGCGCATGAACCTTGCAAGCCCTGACGATGCGCGGCGGGTCGAGGCGCATCTGCGGACGGTCGGCTTGCCGACGCGGATGGCCGATATTCCGGGCGTACTCCCGCCAGCAGATAAACTGATGGATGCCATCGCGCAGGACAAAAAAGTGAAAGGCGGAAAGCTGACCTTCATCCTGACGCGGGGGATCGGCCAGTCCTTCGTAGCCGACGATGTGCCGGCCAGCGAAGTCTTGCGTTTCCTTGAGGAACAGCATCCAGAATGA
- a CDS encoding shikimate kinase, giving the protein MSDVIEPVSEALIERAKGSLGRRNLVFVGLMGAGKSAIGRMTASVLGIPFVDSDHEIERVSRMTISELFSAYGEAEFRALEGRVIKRLLKTGPRVVSTGGGAYINEVTRRHIRKHGLSVWLNAELDVLWERVNKRDTRPLLKTENPKQTLETLMHLRYPVYAEADLTVISRDVKKEVMVEEVLSALAAMPKK; this is encoded by the coding sequence ATGAGCGACGTGATCGAACCGGTTTCGGAGGCGCTGATAGAACGAGCGAAAGGGTCACTCGGGCGGCGAAACCTCGTTTTTGTCGGTCTGATGGGGGCTGGAAAATCCGCGATCGGTCGCATGACGGCCAGCGTGCTGGGCATTCCTTTCGTCGATTCAGACCACGAGATCGAGCGTGTTTCCCGCATGACGATCAGCGAACTGTTTTCAGCCTATGGGGAAGCGGAATTCAGGGCGCTCGAAGGCCGGGTTATCAAGCGCCTGCTTAAAACCGGCCCGCGGGTCGTTTCCACGGGCGGCGGGGCCTACATCAACGAGGTGACGCGGCGGCATATCAGGAAGCACGGCCTGTCCGTCTGGCTGAACGCCGAACTTGACGTGTTGTGGGAGCGTGTCAACAAGCGCGACACGCGACCGCTCCTGAAAACCGAAAACCCGAAGCAGACCCTCGAAACGCTGATGCATCTCCGCTATCCCGTCTATGCGGAAGCAGACCTGACCGTGATTTCGCGGGATGTGAAGAAGGAGGTGATGGTGGAAGAAGTTCTTTCCGCACTCGCCGCCATGCCGAAGAAGTGA
- the xerD gene encoding site-specific tyrosine recombinase XerD produces MIDLSAAHMESFLEMMSAERGAADNTLLSYEHDLDDASSFLKQRGVKPTEASSDDLRAYLSHLAKQGFKASSQARRLSTLRQFYKFLYAEGLRTDDPTGVLDAPKKARALPKVLSIDDVSKLIDRAGQEATTPGGDIVGRLRMHALIELLYATGMRVSELVALPASVLAQNGRFLVIRGKGNKERMVPLSHSAIRAMQTYGSAMAAANAAEKTPPAETPWLFPSAGKAGYLPRQVFARELKSLAARAGIRVASISPHVLRHAFASHLLANGADLRAVQELLGHSDISTTQIYTHVLEERLHQLVQNHHPLAKQAKKQD; encoded by the coding sequence ATGATCGATCTTTCCGCAGCCCATATGGAATCGTTCCTGGAGATGATGAGCGCTGAGCGGGGAGCAGCCGACAACACGCTTCTGTCCTACGAGCACGACCTCGATGATGCCTCCTCCTTCCTGAAGCAGCGCGGCGTCAAGCCGACGGAAGCATCCTCCGACGATCTGCGCGCCTATCTCTCCCATCTTGCAAAGCAGGGGTTCAAGGCATCGTCCCAGGCAAGACGGCTGTCGACGCTGCGCCAGTTCTACAAATTCCTCTATGCCGAGGGCCTGCGCACCGACGACCCGACAGGCGTCCTCGACGCGCCGAAGAAGGCGCGTGCGCTGCCGAAGGTCCTGAGCATCGACGACGTCTCGAAGCTCATTGACCGGGCCGGGCAGGAAGCGACGACACCGGGAGGGGACATCGTCGGACGCCTGCGCATGCATGCGCTGATCGAGCTTCTCTACGCGACCGGCATGCGCGTCAGCGAACTCGTCGCCCTGCCCGCCTCGGTGCTCGCTCAGAACGGCCGCTTCCTCGTCATCCGCGGCAAAGGCAACAAGGAGCGCATGGTGCCGCTGTCGCATTCGGCGATCCGTGCCATGCAGACCTACGGCAGCGCCATGGCCGCAGCAAATGCTGCAGAAAAAACGCCGCCTGCGGAAACGCCGTGGCTGTTTCCCTCCGCAGGCAAGGCAGGCTATCTGCCCCGCCAGGTTTTTGCGCGCGAACTGAAGTCGCTGGCTGCACGCGCGGGCATCCGCGTCGCCTCGATCTCGCCCCATGTGCTGCGCCATGCCTTCGCAAGCCATCTTCTCGCCAACGGCGCCGACCTGCGTGCCGTCCAGGAACTTCTCGGACATTCGGACATTTCAACAACGCAAATCTACACGCATGTGCTTGAAGAACGGCTGCATCAGCTCGTCCAGAATCATCACCCTCTTGCCAAACAGGCGAAAAAACAGGATTAG
- a CDS encoding acetyl-CoA carboxylase carboxyltransferase subunit alpha → MHNYLDFEKPISDLEGKIHELKKIASEDESIDTADEVERLEVRAREAMAEIYSKLNPWQKTQVARHPQRPHFEDYAASLFTEFTPLAGDRKFANDEAIQAGLARFQGMPVAVIGQEKGNDTKSRIKHNFGSARPEGYRKAIRVMEMADRFGLPLITLIDTAGAYPGIGAEERGQAEAIARSTEMCLNVKVPIVSVVIGEGGSGGAIAIATGNRVYMLEHAIYSVISPEGAASILWRDSTRAREAATNMKITAEDLKSLGIIDGIIEEPVGGAHRDADAVIERTGTVIADALKELSGRNGDELRSDRRQKYLSIGRQL, encoded by the coding sequence ATGCACAATTACCTCGATTTCGAAAAACCGATCTCTGATCTCGAAGGCAAGATTCACGAGCTGAAGAAGATTGCCAGCGAAGACGAGAGCATCGACACGGCGGACGAAGTCGAACGCCTCGAAGTGCGCGCCCGCGAGGCGATGGCTGAAATCTACTCAAAGCTGAACCCCTGGCAGAAGACGCAGGTGGCCCGTCATCCGCAGCGGCCGCACTTCGAGGACTATGCTGCAAGCCTGTTTACCGAATTTACGCCACTGGCCGGCGACCGCAAATTCGCCAATGACGAGGCGATCCAGGCCGGATTGGCCCGCTTCCAGGGAATGCCCGTTGCCGTCATCGGTCAGGAAAAGGGCAACGACACAAAGTCCCGCATCAAGCATAATTTCGGCAGCGCCCGGCCCGAAGGCTATCGCAAGGCGATCCGCGTCATGGAGATGGCCGATCGCTTCGGCCTGCCGCTGATCACGCTGATCGATACGGCCGGCGCCTATCCCGGCATTGGCGCCGAGGAGCGCGGACAGGCGGAAGCAATCGCTCGCTCGACAGAGATGTGCCTCAATGTCAAAGTGCCGATCGTTTCCGTCGTCATCGGCGAAGGTGGTTCCGGCGGAGCGATCGCGATTGCCACGGGCAACCGCGTTTATATGCTGGAGCACGCGATCTACAGCGTCATTTCCCCGGAAGGGGCTGCGTCCATCCTCTGGCGCGACAGCACCCGCGCCCGGGAAGCGGCGACCAATATGAAGATCACCGCCGAGGACTTAAAATCGCTGGGCATCATCGATGGCATCATCGAGGAGCCCGTCGGCGGCGCACACCGGGATGCCGATGCCGTCATCGAGAGAACAGGCACCGTCATCGCCGATGCGCTGAAGGAACTGTCCGGCCGAAATGGCGACGAACTCCGCTCCGACCGCCGCCAGAAATATTTGTCCATCGGCCGTCAGCTTTAA
- a CDS encoding L,D-transpeptidase family protein — MRLKYLVSTAMIAVMLAGCTANEAMEDTVDVDLKKVSSKTNYQLSGKIVQKMQAMSMAKESPITLRIFKEEGVLEVWKANTANRYEMLRQYKICAWSGKLGPKSKEGDRQAPEGFYPITPGQMNPNSSYYLAINTGYPNRFDQANGRNGTNLMIHGACSSSGCYSMTDEQMLEIFALSRDAYKGGQQSIQLQALPFRMTAENMARHRNSPHIGFWNMLKPGYDQFEITKRPPEVNVCEKKYVFNQQTDGKFSPSGQCPAMSTPPAMQAALASYNKKYNDDYAKAMKKLDGMAWYEPSEAERKAIVAKQRVGKELAYAPTGTSLDAGKLMKVAELEKQEARRRELEEAKKAIDIQKAELEKTTRNGKNVPVPVENPMPRPVEQAAVEQKPAKKGFWGLFSKNGDEARKLEPAPVAVAPVDTADQPRAGKKPVTEEAAPAKAEPEATAAAAKPAKAATETTEVAPPAEQAAVVEQQPKKRPFWKLWGN; from the coding sequence ATGCGCCTGAAATATCTCGTCTCGACCGCCATGATTGCCGTCATGCTTGCAGGCTGCACGGCGAATGAAGCCATGGAGGACACCGTCGATGTCGACCTGAAAAAGGTGTCGAGCAAGACCAACTACCAGTTGTCGGGCAAGATCGTCCAGAAGATGCAGGCGATGAGCATGGCGAAGGAATCGCCGATCACGCTGCGCATCTTCAAGGAAGAAGGCGTGCTGGAAGTCTGGAAGGCCAACACTGCCAATCGCTACGAGATGCTGCGCCAGTACAAGATCTGCGCCTGGTCGGGCAAGCTCGGCCCGAAATCCAAGGAAGGCGACAGGCAGGCCCCCGAGGGCTTCTATCCGATTACGCCGGGTCAGATGAACCCGAATTCCAGCTATTATCTGGCGATCAACACGGGCTATCCCAATCGTTTCGACCAGGCGAACGGCCGCAACGGCACGAACCTGATGATACACGGCGCCTGCTCGTCGTCCGGCTGCTATTCAATGACCGACGAGCAGATGCTGGAAATCTTCGCTCTATCGCGCGATGCCTACAAGGGCGGCCAGCAGTCGATCCAGTTGCAGGCCCTGCCCTTCCGCATGACGGCGGAGAACATGGCGCGGCATCGCAACAGCCCGCATATCGGCTTCTGGAACATGCTGAAACCCGGCTATGACCAGTTCGAGATCACCAAGCGCCCGCCTGAGGTGAATGTCTGCGAGAAGAAATACGTCTTCAACCAGCAGACCGACGGCAAGTTTTCGCCCAGTGGTCAGTGCCCGGCCATGTCAACCCCGCCGGCAATGCAGGCAGCCCTTGCCTCCTACAACAAGAAATACAACGACGACTATGCCAAGGCGATGAAGAAGCTTGACGGCATGGCCTGGTACGAGCCGTCCGAGGCCGAACGCAAGGCGATCGTCGCCAAACAGCGCGTCGGCAAGGAATTGGCCTATGCGCCGACCGGCACGTCGCTTGACGCGGGCAAGCTGATGAAGGTGGCCGAACTCGAAAAGCAGGAAGCCCGACGCCGCGAGCTTGAAGAAGCCAAGAAGGCCATCGACATCCAGAAGGCCGAACTCGAGAAGACGACCCGCAACGGCAAGAACGTGCCAGTCCCTGTCGAGAACCCCATGCCGCGCCCGGTCGAGCAGGCCGCCGTCGAGCAGAAACCTGCGAAGAAGGGTTTCTGGGGCCTGTTTTCCAAGAATGGTGACGAGGCCCGGAAACTTGAACCTGCGCCGGTCGCCGTAGCCCCTGTCGATACGGCAGATCAACCACGGGCCGGAAAGAAGCCCGTGACGGAAGAGGCCGCGCCGGCCAAGGCGGAGCCAGAGGCGACGGCGGCGGCAGCAAAGCCGGCGAAGGCCGCGACCGAGACGACAGAGGTGGCGCCACCGGCCGAGCAGGCCGCTGTCGTCGAGCAGCAGCCGAAGAAGCGTCCGTTCTGGAAACTCTGGGGCAATTGA
- a CDS encoding sulfurtransferase TusA family protein has product MPGAEDVIYDFRGLKCPLPVLRTRKRMKSLPPGTLITVETTDPLAAIDIPHFCNEDGHGLESTEPMPGGHRFVIRKNARL; this is encoded by the coding sequence ATGCCCGGAGCGGAAGACGTAATTTACGACTTCAGGGGCCTGAAATGTCCCCTGCCGGTCTTGAGAACCCGAAAACGCATGAAAAGCCTGCCTCCCGGCACGCTGATCACGGTGGAAACGACCGACCCGCTGGCCGCGATCGACATCCCCCATTTCTGCAATGAGGATGGACATGGGCTGGAGAGCACGGAACCGATGCCCGGCGGCCATCGGTTTGTCATCCGGAAGAATGCCAGGCTTTAG
- a CDS encoding CobW family GTP-binding protein: protein MSQFLKAVPVSILTGFLGAGKTSLLNRLLKDPDLTDTAVIINEFGDVSLDHLLVEASSDGIIELSDGCLCCTVRGELVDTLADLMDRMQTGKIRPLKRVVIETTGLADPAPVLQSVMGNPVIAQSYRLDGVVTVVDAVNGLSTLDNHEEAVKQVAMADRLVISKLSLATVETVALLKTRLRALNPRALMIDGDLPEAGKAEFFHCGLYDPATKIADVGRWLQDETAGEGHGEYAGHHHDDHDHAHCGHDHHHHDENRHGSDIRSFSIVHDRPIDPMALEMFIDLLRSAHGEKLLRMKAIVAMSDNPERPLVLHGVQTVFHAPQRMSAWPDPSDRRTRMVLITKDLPEAFVRDLFDAFTGKPRIDRPDRQALESNPLAVPGLKM from the coding sequence ATGAGCCAGTTTCTTAAGGCCGTGCCGGTGTCCATCCTCACCGGCTTTCTCGGCGCCGGTAAAACCTCGCTGCTGAACAGGCTGCTGAAGGACCCGGACCTTACCGACACCGCTGTTATCATCAACGAGTTCGGCGATGTGTCGCTCGATCATCTTCTCGTGGAAGCATCGAGTGACGGCATCATCGAGCTTTCGGACGGCTGCCTTTGCTGCACCGTTAGGGGCGAACTGGTGGATACGCTGGCCGACCTGATGGACCGGATGCAGACAGGCAAGATCAGGCCCTTGAAGCGCGTCGTCATCGAGACCACGGGGCTTGCCGATCCGGCGCCGGTGCTTCAGTCTGTCATGGGCAATCCGGTCATCGCCCAGAGCTACCGGCTCGACGGCGTGGTCACCGTGGTCGATGCGGTCAACGGCCTGTCGACGCTCGACAATCATGAGGAAGCGGTCAAGCAGGTGGCCATGGCCGACAGGCTGGTGATCAGCAAGCTTTCGCTGGCGACGGTGGAGACGGTGGCGTTGCTGAAGACGCGGCTGAGGGCGCTCAACCCGCGGGCGCTGATGATTGACGGTGATTTGCCGGAGGCTGGCAAAGCGGAGTTTTTCCACTGCGGGCTCTACGATCCGGCAACCAAGATCGCCGACGTCGGGCGCTGGCTCCAGGACGAGACTGCGGGCGAGGGGCACGGCGAGTATGCGGGCCATCATCACGACGATCACGATCATGCCCATTGCGGTCATGATCACCATCACCATGACGAAAATCGCCATGGTTCGGATATCCGTTCCTTTAGCATCGTCCACGACCGGCCGATCGATCCCATGGCGCTGGAGATGTTTATCGATCTCCTGCGCTCCGCCCATGGCGAAAAACTGCTGCGGATGAAGGCGATTGTCGCGATGTCCGATAACCCTGAGAGGCCGCTTGTATTGCACGGCGTCCAGACGGTCTTCCACGCGCCCCAGCGCATGTCCGCCTGGCCGGACCCGTCCGACCGGCGCACGCGCATGGTGCTGATCACCAAGGATCTGCCGGAAGCCTTCGTGCGCGATCTGTTCGACGCTTTCACCGGAAAGCCGCGCATCGACCGTCCGGACAGGCAGGCACTGGAAAGCAATCCGCTGGCTGTGCCAGGGCTTAAAATGTAG
- a CDS encoding D-alanyl-D-alanine carboxypeptidase family protein, translating to MSLVAAAAPAAANPKMVVDVNSLKVYEQEDIFLKWYPASLTKLMTAYTTFRAIKAGRLTLESPVMMTKNAAAEPPSKMFYKPGQALTLDSALKMLLIKSANDIAVAISETVGGSEPAFIAMMNAEARRIGMTSSNFINPHGLPGAGQYTTARDLAVLAITIKREFPQYAAYFAYEGFTTGKKNYPNLNMLIGRFDGADGMKTGFICASGFNQVSSATRNGRAVVSVVLGADSLAGRADESARLLQLGLTSSGAGKPGLGQIAPYGEGRDMVADISKEICNPKAAKVRAENRDDVGRQKLTSPFIHEINRPLNLVAAGLIPGTEKVGKAQNQAALGDVANIPIPVPRPVF from the coding sequence ATGTCCCTTGTGGCTGCCGCCGCTCCTGCTGCCGCCAATCCAAAGATGGTCGTGGATGTCAACTCGCTCAAGGTCTATGAGCAGGAAGACATTTTTCTGAAATGGTATCCCGCCTCGCTCACCAAGCTGATGACGGCCTACACGACTTTCCGCGCGATCAAGGCGGGCCGCCTGACGCTCGAATCACCTGTTATGATGACAAAGAATGCAGCGGCCGAGCCGCCGAGCAAGATGTTCTACAAGCCCGGCCAGGCGCTGACGCTCGACAGCGCCCTGAAAATGCTGCTCATTAAATCCGCCAACGACATTGCCGTCGCCATCAGCGAGACCGTCGGAGGTTCGGAGCCCGCCTTCATCGCCATGATGAACGCCGAGGCTCGCCGCATCGGCATGACATCCTCCAACTTCATCAACCCGCATGGCCTGCCCGGCGCCGGCCAGTATACGACAGCGCGCGATCTTGCCGTGCTGGCGATCACCATCAAACGCGAATTTCCGCAATATGCGGCCTATTTCGCCTATGAAGGCTTTACGACGGGTAAGAAGAACTACCCCAATCTCAACATGCTGATCGGCCGTTTCGATGGCGCCGATGGCATGAAGACGGGGTTCATCTGCGCTTCCGGCTTCAATCAGGTTTCGTCTGCGACCCGCAATGGTCGTGCCGTTGTGTCCGTCGTGCTGGGAGCCGACAGTCTTGCGGGTCGGGCAGATGAATCCGCGCGTCTCCTGCAACTCGGGCTGACCTCAAGTGGTGCGGGAAAACCGGGCCTGGGGCAGATTGCGCCCTATGGCGAAGGGCGCGACATGGTGGCCGACATCAGCAAGGAGATCTGCAATCCCAAGGCAGCGAAGGTTCGCGCGGAAAACCGCGACGATGTCGGCCGGCAGAAGCTGACCTCACCCTTCATTCACGAAATCAACCGACCGCTCAATCTGGTCGCCGCGGGTCTCATTCCGGGCACGGAAAAAGTCGGCAAGGCCCAGAATCAGGCAGCGCTTGGCGACGTCGCCAATATCCCGATCCCGGTTCCCCGGCCGGTTTTCTAA
- a CDS encoding M20 aminoacylase family protein — translation MPILNRAAELQTEVAEWRRHIHSRPELLFAVENTAAFVENKLREFGVDEIVTGLGRTGVVGLIRGNLGAGRTIGLRADMDALPMTETSGKPWASTTPGKMHACGHDGHTAMLLGAAKYLAETRNFKGAVAVIFQPAEEGGGGGHEMVKDGMMERFSIEEVYGMHNMPGMPVGQFGSRVGPIMASTDEFSITIDGRGGHAAQPHKTIDPIVIGSQIVNALQTIASRTADPLASVVVSVTKFNAGFAHNIIPEQATLAGTVRTLAPDVRDLAEARIRQISESLASAYGAKVRVFYGRNYPVTVNHREETGHALAAAMTIAGESQVSGDLDPMMGGEDFSYMLLSRPGAFIFMGNGDTAGLHNPAYDFNDEAIPHGISYWVKLAEMRLSA, via the coding sequence ATGCCCATCCTCAACCGTGCAGCAGAACTCCAGACCGAAGTCGCGGAATGGCGCCGTCATATTCACTCCAGGCCCGAACTCCTGTTTGCAGTCGAAAATACCGCAGCCTTCGTGGAAAACAAACTGCGCGAATTCGGGGTTGACGAAATCGTGACCGGTCTCGGCCGGACTGGCGTGGTGGGCTTGATCAGGGGTAATCTCGGCGCAGGCCGCACCATCGGGCTGCGCGCCGACATGGATGCTCTGCCAATGACGGAAACCAGCGGCAAGCCCTGGGCATCGACAACGCCCGGAAAGATGCATGCCTGCGGCCATGACGGCCATACGGCCATGCTCCTGGGCGCTGCCAAATATCTGGCGGAGACGCGCAATTTCAAAGGCGCCGTCGCCGTCATTTTCCAGCCGGCCGAAGAAGGCGGTGGTGGCGGCCATGAAATGGTCAAGGATGGCATGATGGAGCGTTTCTCCATCGAGGAAGTTTACGGCATGCACAACATGCCGGGCATGCCCGTCGGGCAATTCGGCAGTCGCGTCGGCCCGATCATGGCGTCCACGGATGAATTTTCCATCACCATCGACGGACGCGGCGGCCATGCGGCGCAGCCGCACAAGACGATTGACCCGATCGTCATCGGCTCGCAGATCGTCAACGCGCTGCAAACGATCGCCTCGCGCACCGCCGATCCGCTTGCCTCAGTGGTGGTTTCCGTGACGAAATTCAACGCTGGCTTTGCCCATAACATCATTCCGGAACAGGCGACGCTGGCCGGCACCGTTCGCACCCTGGCGCCGGACGTTCGCGATCTGGCCGAGGCGCGAATCCGGCAGATTTCCGAAAGCCTTGCCAGTGCCTATGGCGCCAAGGTTCGTGTGTTTTACGGACGCAATTATCCGGTCACCGTCAATCACCGTGAGGAAACCGGGCATGCCCTGGCCGCAGCGATGACGATTGCTGGCGAAAGCCAGGTCTCCGGCGATCTCGACCCGATGATGGGCGGCGAGGATTTCTCATACATGCTGCTGTCGCGCCCCGGCGCCTTCATTTTCATGGGCAATGGCGATACAGCCGGGCTGCACAACCCGGCCTATGACTTCAACGATGAAGCCATTCCCCATGGCATTTCCTACTGGGTGAAGCTCGCTGAAATGCGACTTTCGGCATAG
- a CDS encoding Lrp/AsnC ligand binding domain-containing protein: MYEIDRTDRRILNILQADGRITNLDLADRIGLSPTATSERLRRLLKEGYVTGFGARLDPHKLGFGLLVFIEVMLDKTTPEVFDRFAAAIRKAPSVIECHMVAGGFDYLVKTRFEDMHAYRNFLGQVLWMLPGVKETRTYAVMEEIKNDGPLPLA, translated from the coding sequence ATGTATGAAATCGACAGGACAGACCGGCGGATCCTCAACATCCTGCAGGCCGACGGACGCATCACCAACCTCGACCTTGCCGACCGCATCGGCCTGTCGCCGACCGCGACCAGCGAGCGCCTGCGCCGGCTGCTGAAGGAAGGTTATGTCACCGGTTTCGGAGCCCGTCTCGATCCGCACAAGCTCGGGTTCGGCCTTCTCGTCTTTATCGAGGTCATGCTCGATAAAACGACGCCCGAAGTCTTCGACAGGTTCGCCGCCGCCATCAGGAAAGCGCCGTCCGTGATCGAATGCCACATGGTGGCCGGCGGCTTCGACTACCTCGTCAAAACCCGGTTCGAGGACATGCACGCCTACCGCAATTTTCTCGGTCAGGTTCTCTGGATGCTGCCGGGCGTGAAGGAAACGCGGACCTATGCCGTGATGGAAGAAATCAAGAACGATGGGCCACTGCCGCTGGCTTGA